In Juglans regia cultivar Chandler chromosome 13, Walnut 2.0, whole genome shotgun sequence, the following proteins share a genomic window:
- the LOC109010844 gene encoding UDP-glycosyltransferase 88A1-like: protein MDEAIVLYPTPAIGHLISMVELGKLILTNRPSLTIHVLVAPPPYNAGSTAPYISSVSATIPSITFHSLPNVTLPPTISPHHETLIFELLRLNNTNVHQSLVSISERYSIRALIMDLFCSQALSVATNLNIPGYYYFTSPAICLAFFLYFPTLHRNTTKSFKDLNTLLEFPGAPPVPSSDVPKPVLDRFDKAYDYFLDCSISAAKSVGILVNSFQSLESRAIGALSNGQCVPDGPTPPIYCVGPLIASSDNSTGGNVTVPDCLKWLELQPSQSVVFLCFGSLGLFSMEQLKEIAIGLEKSGIRFLWVVRNPPTQAHSLATSVQSHEPDLDSLLPEGFLERTKDRGLVVKSWAPQVAVLNHEAVGGFVTHCGWNSVLESICAGVPMIAWPLYAEQRINRVSMVKEMRIALPMNESETGFVSAAEVEKRVRELMDSDKGKLIRERTLAMKNEAKTALNEEEGSSRVALNNFFESWNNTS from the coding sequence ATGGACGAGGCAATAGTTCTGTACCCAACACCAGCCATAGGGCATCTGATCTCCATGGTGGAGCTTGGAAAACTAATTCTAACCAACCGGCCTTCCCTCACTATCCACGTACTCGTTGCCCCCCCACCCTACAACGCTGGTTCCACCGCTCCTTACATATCCTCTGTCTCTGCCACCATCCCTTCCATTACCTTTCACAGTCTCCCCAACGTTACTCTCCCACCCACCATCTCTCCCCACCATGAAACCCTTATCTTTGAGCTCCTCCGTCTCAACAACACCAATGTTCACCAATCTCTCGTATCTATCTCCGAACGTTACTCCATCCGCGCCCTCATCATGGACCTTTTCTGCTCTCAAGCTCTCTCTGTTGCAACCAACCTCAACATCCCGGGCTACTACTACTTCACTTCCCCTGCCATCTGTCTTGCTTTCTTCCTATATTTTCCAACCTTGCACAGAAACACCACTAAAAGCTTCAAAGACCTTAACACCCTTCTTGAGTTTCCCGGCGCACCACCCGTGCCATCCTCGGATGTGCCGAAACCTGTACTCGACCGTTTTGACAAGGCTTACGATTACTTTCTAGATTGCTCGATCAGCGCGGCTAAATCAGTAGGAATACTCGTCAACTCTTTTCAGTCGCTGGAATCGAGAGCTATCGGAGCTCTGTCAAATGGACAATGCGTCCCTGACGGTCCCACGCCTCCTATTTACTGCGTAGGGCCACTTATAGCATCTAGTGATAATAGTACTGGCGGTAACGTGACTGTGCCGGACTGCTTAAAGTGGCTCGAATTGCAACCGAGTCAAAGCGTCgtgtttttatgttttggaagCTTGGGGTTGTTCTCCATGGAACAGCTGAAGGAGATAGCTATAGGGTTGGAAAAGAGTGGCATAAGGTTCTTGTGGGTGGTACGCAATCCGCCTACTCAGGCCCATAGCTTGGCCACCTCTGTCCAATCTCATGAGCCAGACTTAGACTCGTTGCTTCCTGAGGGTTTCTTGGAGAGGACCAAGGATAGGGGACTGGTAGTGAAGTCCTGGGCACCACAAGTGGCCGTGTTGAATCACGAGGCGGTGGGTGGATTTGTGACACACTGTGGATGGAACTCGGTATTGGAATCGATATGCGCGGGTGTGCCGATGATCGCTTGGCCGCTCTATGCCGAGCAAAGGATCAATAGGGTGTCAATGGTGAAAGAAATGAGAATTGCTTTGCCAATGAACGAGTCGGAGACCGGGTTTGTGAGCGCAGCCGAGGTGGAGAAGCGAGTCAGAGAGCTAATGGACTCGGACAAAGGTAAGTTAATCAGGGAGAGAACCTTGGCTATGAAAAACGAAGCTAAAACTGCACTGAATGAGGAGGAGGGATCATCGCGAGTGGCACTGAACAACTTCTTTGAGTCGTGGAATAATACCAGTTGA